The Burkholderia pyrrocinia genome includes a region encoding these proteins:
- a CDS encoding DUF4123 domain-containing protein produces the protein MKSAASMKPFHDLTHALPLPAQWPRTTAAQRLDDLRDWYRTRQAAETRPLRLLALVDGALDETVLDAARWRGIAWQSLYPVTMLEASRPEIGPFLLDLTADDDASRAMMLDLLNAGGDSDLVVWLATGHALPELAAYLHPLAEATLPDTRQALLRYYDPSILENLVPILTPAQRRELLTAFVEFRYRFDPWESVVGEEKGPLPAVAATPIVFTDTQYEALAREGFAETLYFQLHDEFLPPMSAVPGRWGIRYVKDLAVRARERYGLANENDLAYFVLVGMNVHPAFDAHPEIAGKIAARGDNPPPLSETLADVDADVWAELLDVHPLAGYATERQQATTAAVDVQPEAG, from the coding sequence ATGAAATCCGCCGCCTCCATGAAGCCGTTCCACGATCTGACGCACGCGCTGCCGCTGCCGGCGCAATGGCCACGCACAACCGCCGCGCAGCGGCTCGACGACCTGCGCGACTGGTATCGCACGCGGCAGGCCGCGGAGACGCGCCCGCTGCGCCTGCTGGCGCTGGTCGACGGCGCGTTGGACGAAACCGTGCTCGACGCAGCGCGCTGGCGCGGCATTGCATGGCAGTCGCTGTATCCGGTCACGATGCTCGAGGCGTCGCGGCCCGAAATCGGCCCGTTCCTGCTCGACCTGACGGCGGACGACGATGCGTCGCGCGCAATGATGCTCGACCTGCTGAATGCCGGCGGCGATTCGGATCTCGTCGTCTGGCTCGCGACGGGCCATGCGTTGCCCGAACTCGCCGCGTATCTGCATCCGCTGGCCGAGGCGACGTTGCCCGATACGCGCCAGGCGTTGCTGCGCTACTACGATCCGTCGATTCTCGAAAACCTCGTGCCGATTCTGACGCCTGCGCAGCGGCGCGAACTGCTGACGGCATTCGTCGAGTTCCGTTACCGGTTCGATCCGTGGGAGAGCGTGGTCGGCGAGGAGAAGGGACCGCTGCCTGCCGTGGCGGCAACGCCGATCGTGTTCACGGATACGCAGTACGAAGCGCTGGCGCGCGAGGGATTCGCGGAGACGCTCTATTTCCAGTTGCACGACGAATTCCTGCCGCCGATGTCGGCTGTGCCGGGCCGTTGGGGCATTCGCTATGTGAAGGATCTGGCCGTGCGGGCGCGGGAGCGGTACGGGCTCGCGAACGAGAACGATCTCGCCTATTTCGTGCTGGTCGGGATGAACGTGCATCCGGCGTTCGATGCGCATCCGGAGATTGCCGGGAAGATCGCGGCGCGCGGGGACAATCCACCGCCGTTGTCGGAAACGCTCGCGGATGTCGACGCGGATGTGTGGGCGGAACTGCTGGATGTGCATCCGCTCGCGGGTTATGCAACCGAGCGGCAGCAAGCGACGACAGCGGCGGTTGATGTGCAGCCCGAAGCCGGTTGA
- a CDS encoding DUF3304 domain-containing protein, with protein sequence MLNGMRRAVRQVVAIEIAIAGGLWGVQAHAESNGPYRVAGFNYTDRGIYSLVIDGFGAGSVHARQFGGGGGTVCCMAVPRGTKTWHLKVTYDLTPEEDAKNLSPEIYETEIAVPKLPNKRDGYIEFHFLPDRKIEAKWVEYPTGPRNPNTTSNASSKTN encoded by the coding sequence ATGTTGAACGGAATGCGTCGTGCGGTTCGTCAGGTGGTTGCGATAGAGATCGCGATCGCTGGCGGCTTGTGGGGTGTACAGGCACACGCGGAGAGCAATGGGCCGTATCGCGTCGCGGGTTTCAATTACACCGATCGAGGCATCTACAGCCTCGTCATCGACGGCTTCGGCGCCGGCAGCGTGCATGCCCGTCAATTCGGCGGCGGTGGCGGCACGGTCTGTTGCATGGCAGTGCCGCGCGGCACGAAGACTTGGCACCTCAAGGTCACGTACGACCTGACGCCCGAAGAAGATGCCAAGAACCTGTCGCCGGAAATCTACGAGACGGAGATCGCCGTTCCGAAGTTGCCGAACAAGCGCGACGGCTACATCGAGTTCCATTTCCTGCCCGACCGCAAGATCGAAGCCAAATGGGTCGAATATCCGACCGGTCCGCGCAACCCGAATACAACAAGCAACGCATCGTCCAAGACGAACTGA
- a CDS encoding DUF3304 domain-containing protein, with the protein MLNFLRHLARNPIAIAVLLLGGAWWVHAQTASYGPYHVIGYNYTDRSIYSFTIDGFGAGGSTAHKRGGGGKSVCCMDIPRGAKTWHIKIMYELTPDQYKNNLPFDVYETDIPVPALPNKSQGYIEFHFLPNRKIEAQWVDYPTDPHIPNTD; encoded by the coding sequence ATGCTGAATTTTCTTCGCCACCTCGCTCGCAACCCGATCGCGATCGCTGTGCTGCTACTCGGTGGTGCGTGGTGGGTGCATGCGCAGACTGCGAGCTACGGACCGTACCACGTCATTGGGTACAACTATACAGACAGAAGCATCTACAGTTTCACGATCGACGGGTTTGGGGCCGGCGGCTCTACCGCCCATAAACGCGGCGGCGGTGGAAAGTCCGTATGCTGCATGGACATACCGCGCGGCGCAAAGACCTGGCATATCAAGATCATGTACGAGTTGACCCCGGATCAGTACAAGAACAACTTACCGTTCGACGTTTATGAAACGGATATTCCGGTGCCGGCCTTGCCGAACAAATCCCAGGGATATATTGAATTCCACTTCCTTCCCAATCGAAAAATCGAAGCACAGTGGGTCGATTATCCAACCGACCCGCACATCCCCAACACGGACTAA
- a CDS encoding phospholipase effector Tle1 domain-containing protein, whose protein sequence is MPNDTIAAQGAQPNSSDQGSGASRAARAASVSTQLPSEAPTPCFRCHQEIYQSFFFDGFAQSLQDEGHLSNIARLFRAHEETDNSLGIYAMYYEGMGRDLSNQTVGVVGKAASDTASALVKEAKGKFIDDSAKKVAGEIGKNTLDGPTNKTLVARGYSAIVEGINKAPETIKQNLKESLTLKKVGMDLLPVGVGILADSVQPVRDNEYASGYMGTGFNVRFMQAIADFKANVERAEKDPREIKRIRVAVFGYDRGGILARKFANELIGKVCKQESGKVTYKGIPVEFDFMGLFDCVATSYADSIFTKVVAPVLGVVPAEGKAISFSIKGLSMFLSLSKQTLGEYDLQKEFKSIVHHVAATELRFYKNLDSPRRSPDHANLLEIVYPGSQSDVGGGFREGEDQKSAELARVSARNMLDRAWAAGVPLKPLSQLRQTNPGVAREFDFQKTVNVNGKNLTVNDLFAAYTAMLPKANGPLETHFVEHQKLFVSWARHVHDRTAHESTDNNLFINTVDADVYNAVFPHGGGLPNYEGRDWYYKSQEPNSKVPQFTFGERRTVDDISDKTVRALATAWVHPPKLSPEVIAFFDNFVHNTITRLNNVALGDGVFMQLREIEEKGWMARQTDTAKDYVKKVLGNVSKNIKDAQDEYVRQVTSGQIPRGASIGDLSGD, encoded by the coding sequence ATGCCGAACGACACAATAGCCGCCCAAGGCGCCCAACCCAATTCGTCGGACCAAGGTTCTGGTGCGTCCCGTGCCGCACGGGCCGCAAGCGTCAGCACGCAGCTTCCATCGGAGGCACCAACCCCGTGCTTCCGGTGCCATCAAGAGATCTATCAGAGTTTTTTCTTCGATGGCTTCGCGCAAAGCCTTCAAGATGAAGGCCACCTTTCAAACATCGCTCGTCTGTTCAGGGCTCACGAGGAAACTGACAACAGCCTGGGTATCTATGCGATGTACTACGAAGGCATGGGGCGCGATCTATCGAATCAAACGGTCGGCGTGGTCGGAAAGGCAGCGAGCGATACGGCTTCCGCGCTCGTCAAAGAGGCCAAAGGAAAGTTCATAGACGATTCGGCAAAGAAGGTTGCGGGTGAAATTGGCAAGAATACCCTTGATGGTCCGACCAACAAAACGCTCGTCGCTCGCGGCTATTCCGCCATCGTTGAGGGCATTAATAAGGCACCCGAAACAATTAAGCAAAACCTCAAGGAGTCGTTGACCCTCAAGAAGGTCGGCATGGATCTTCTCCCGGTAGGTGTAGGCATTCTTGCCGATTCGGTTCAGCCGGTACGTGACAACGAGTACGCGTCAGGCTACATGGGAACTGGTTTCAATGTCCGTTTCATGCAAGCGATTGCCGACTTCAAAGCCAACGTCGAACGGGCCGAGAAAGATCCACGCGAAATCAAGCGCATTCGCGTTGCGGTTTTTGGGTATGACCGTGGCGGCATTCTTGCTCGAAAATTTGCAAACGAACTGATCGGAAAAGTATGCAAACAGGAAAGCGGAAAAGTAACGTACAAGGGAATACCTGTCGAATTCGACTTCATGGGCCTCTTCGATTGCGTCGCGACGTCCTATGCCGATTCGATTTTCACCAAAGTGGTCGCTCCCGTCCTGGGCGTCGTGCCAGCCGAAGGGAAGGCCATTAGCTTCTCCATCAAAGGGCTAAGCATGTTTCTCAGCCTCTCCAAACAAACGCTTGGAGAGTATGACCTCCAGAAGGAATTCAAGTCGATTGTTCACCACGTTGCGGCGACAGAACTGCGGTTTTACAAGAATTTGGATTCTCCCAGGAGGTCGCCCGATCATGCGAACTTGCTCGAAATCGTTTATCCGGGCAGCCAGTCGGATGTAGGAGGGGGATTTCGAGAGGGGGAGGATCAAAAGTCGGCGGAGTTGGCTCGTGTATCCGCGCGGAATATGCTCGATCGAGCTTGGGCGGCCGGCGTACCATTAAAGCCTCTTTCCCAACTTCGCCAAACGAATCCCGGCGTGGCACGCGAATTCGATTTTCAGAAGACTGTCAACGTGAACGGCAAGAACCTGACCGTCAACGACCTCTTCGCGGCCTACACGGCAATGCTACCGAAAGCGAACGGGCCGCTCGAAACGCATTTCGTCGAGCACCAGAAGCTGTTCGTGTCGTGGGCTCGTCACGTTCATGACCGCACGGCGCATGAAAGCACGGACAACAACCTGTTCATCAACACCGTGGACGCCGATGTCTACAACGCGGTCTTCCCGCACGGTGGCGGCTTGCCAAACTACGAAGGCCGGGACTGGTACTACAAGAGCCAGGAACCAAACTCCAAAGTCCCGCAGTTCACCTTCGGCGAACGCCGGACAGTCGACGACATTTCGGACAAGACCGTGCGCGCATTGGCCACCGCATGGGTGCACCCGCCGAAACTGTCGCCGGAAGTGATCGCGTTCTTCGACAACTTCGTTCACAACACGATCACGCGGCTCAACAACGTCGCGCTCGGCGACGGTGTATTCATGCAACTTCGCGAAATCGAGGAGAAGGGCTGGATGGCGCGCCAGACCGACACCGCGAAGGACTACGTGAAGAAAGTCCTCGGCAACGTGTCGAAGAACATCAAGGATGCGCAGGACGAATACGTCAGGCAGGTCACGTCCGGCCAGATTCCTCGCGGCGCGTCGATCGGCGATCTCTCCGGCGACTAA
- a CDS encoding DUF3422 family protein, with translation MMDHPLRAALAAELHARPFLRLAEAVSLTHYAIYADGQPDIHETLLHALCRDTGIAAPQEGATHYAVQSPCGWHLKWERHTEFSTFTFVAPRRDTGYFDDLAIEGIPAAWFARLAGIRFVAVRMELLSGDAARLVCGDLRRWIDGPALVGSSVLGGGKVFCDWHVRDDGFMRFLVVDEDFREEQGGRLLQRLYEIETYRMMALLALPVARRMSRELDEIHAALHGLMQRMDASGADGDDAALLVKLTHLAVRVESLSGSGARFSASRAYEKLVLARIQELREERIEGMPTIAEFMERRFAPAMETCRSVWARHEQIAARIARAVDLLRTRVNLAQEKDVTRLLAGMERTARNQLHLQHAVEGLSVAAISYYVLSLATAAFKALHVMNLPVDPELAEGLLIAPVVFAVIHITRRTRVQLARAEIAHDGAPVHAATLKQAS, from the coding sequence ATGATGGACCATCCGTTGCGCGCCGCGCTGGCCGCGGAATTGCATGCCCGGCCGTTCCTGCGGCTCGCCGAAGCCGTGTCGCTGACGCATTACGCGATCTATGCGGACGGCCAGCCCGACATCCACGAAACGCTGCTGCACGCGCTGTGCCGCGATACGGGCATTGCCGCGCCGCAAGAAGGCGCGACGCACTACGCGGTGCAGTCGCCGTGCGGTTGGCACCTGAAGTGGGAACGCCACACCGAATTCTCGACCTTCACGTTCGTCGCGCCGCGCCGCGACACCGGCTATTTCGACGATCTCGCGATCGAAGGCATTCCGGCCGCGTGGTTCGCGCGGCTCGCCGGCATCCGCTTCGTCGCGGTGCGGATGGAACTGCTGTCGGGCGACGCCGCGCGGCTCGTCTGCGGCGACCTGCGCCGCTGGATCGACGGGCCCGCGCTCGTCGGCAGCAGCGTGCTCGGCGGCGGCAAGGTGTTCTGCGACTGGCATGTGCGCGACGACGGCTTCATGCGTTTTCTCGTCGTCGACGAGGATTTCCGCGAGGAGCAGGGCGGCCGCCTGCTGCAGCGTCTCTACGAAATCGAAACGTACCGGATGATGGCGCTGCTCGCGCTGCCCGTCGCGCGCCGGATGAGCCGCGAGCTCGACGAGATCCACGCGGCGCTGCACGGATTGATGCAGCGGATGGACGCGAGCGGTGCCGACGGCGACGACGCGGCGCTGCTCGTCAAGCTCACGCATCTCGCGGTGCGGGTCGAATCGCTGTCGGGATCGGGCGCGCGCTTCAGCGCGTCGCGCGCGTACGAAAAGCTCGTGCTGGCGCGCATCCAGGAACTGCGCGAGGAGCGCATCGAAGGGATGCCGACGATCGCCGAATTCATGGAACGGCGCTTTGCGCCGGCGATGGAGACGTGCCGCAGCGTGTGGGCGCGCCACGAGCAGATCGCCGCGCGGATCGCGCGGGCGGTCGACCTGCTGCGCACGCGCGTGAATCTCGCGCAGGAAAAGGACGTGACGCGCCTGCTGGCGGGCATGGAGCGCACCGCACGCAATCAGCTTCATTTGCAGCACGCGGTCGAAGGGCTGTCGGTGGCGGCCATTTCGTACTACGTGCTGTCGCTCGCGACGGCGGCGTTCAAGGCGCTGCACGTGATGAACCTGCCGGTCGATCCGGAGCTGGCGGAAGGCTTGCTGATTGCGCCGGTCGTGTTCGCGGTGATTCACATCACGCGGCGCACGCGCGTGCAGCTTGCGCGTGCGGAGATCGCGCATGACGGCGCGCCCGTGCATGCGGCGACGTTGAAGCAGGCAAGCTAG
- a CDS encoding LysR family transcriptional regulator: MKMLDHDVLATVVAVAETGNMTRAAEAVNRSQSAVSMQIKSLEDAIGRPLFVRKPRSIVLTREGEVLLGFARRMLALRDEAWAAVVRPEVTGKVVIGVPDDYASSLLPSVLKKFSATYPKVEIQVIGLPSSALAPLIKDGTVDLVCGTRIKGLSGDFIRHEPMAWAAMTNGPRVWEERPLPIAVFMPGSVARENAIRSLERAKLPYRTSYESPSLLGLLSMVEAGLAVAPLARCAIPAQLSMLGRSHGLPDLPPLELILARSTKSKRPPCDFLAEQLMEDLQRQTGQTGDA; encoded by the coding sequence ATGAAGATGCTCGATCACGACGTACTCGCCACTGTCGTCGCCGTCGCGGAGACGGGCAACATGACCCGCGCCGCCGAGGCCGTGAACCGCTCGCAATCGGCCGTGAGCATGCAGATCAAGAGCCTGGAAGACGCGATCGGGCGGCCGCTGTTCGTGCGCAAGCCGCGCAGCATCGTGCTGACGCGCGAGGGCGAGGTGCTGCTGGGATTCGCCAGACGAATGCTGGCGCTGCGCGACGAGGCGTGGGCAGCCGTGGTGCGGCCGGAAGTGACCGGTAAAGTCGTGATCGGCGTGCCGGACGACTACGCGTCGTCGCTGCTGCCGTCGGTCTTGAAGAAATTCTCGGCGACCTACCCGAAGGTCGAGATCCAGGTGATCGGGCTGCCGAGCAGCGCGCTCGCGCCGCTGATCAAGGACGGCACCGTCGATCTCGTGTGCGGCACGCGCATCAAGGGGCTGTCCGGCGACTTCATCCGCCACGAGCCGATGGCGTGGGCCGCGATGACGAACGGGCCGCGCGTGTGGGAGGAGCGGCCGCTGCCGATCGCGGTGTTCATGCCGGGCAGCGTCGCGCGCGAGAACGCGATCCGCAGCCTCGAACGCGCGAAGCTGCCGTACCGCACCTCGTATGAAAGCCCGAGCCTGCTCGGGCTGCTCAGCATGGTCGAGGCCGGCCTCGCGGTCGCGCCGCTGGCGCGCTGCGCGATACCCGCGCAACTGTCAATGCTCGGGCGCTCGCACGGTCTGCCCGACCTGCCGCCGCTCGAACTGATCCTCGCGCGCAGCACGAAATCGAAGCGGCCGCCGTGCGACTTTCTCGCCGAGCAGTTGATGGAAGATCTGCAGCGGCAGACGGGGCAAACCGGCGACGCGTGA
- a CDS encoding LysR family transcriptional regulator: MAAIEKPDALRQPSQAGHALSGTSFGAENSGRPGAFSRPDWSKLTSLDPELIRAFVAVVESGGFTAAARQLHRTQSTISLRIRTLEERLDTHLFMRNSRRLELSRDGENFLIHARRIIQVQNDAIIALKQTSSDRGVVRFGLPEDYAELWLPDLLKSFYALRPGARLHVQCRTSLELLERLQAGELDVALVVRHGPNAGGRLLGRHDVVWAAHRDFALGPHASVPLALFPETCCYRQRGLQALATAERPYHVVYTSQSPTGIKIAVNHGAAVTMIDRCTLPENWRVLGEADGLPPLPAADLELHRSPGICDPLTNDLVSLIESMVDERRRASLEAFA; encoded by the coding sequence ATGGCTGCCATTGAGAAACCTGACGCTTTGCGCCAGCCCTCCCAAGCGGGGCACGCCCTCAGCGGGACTTCCTTCGGCGCGGAAAACTCGGGGCGGCCCGGCGCTTTCTCGAGGCCCGACTGGTCGAAACTGACTTCGCTCGATCCCGAGCTGATCCGGGCATTCGTCGCCGTCGTCGAAAGCGGCGGCTTCACCGCGGCGGCCCGGCAGCTGCATCGCACGCAGTCGACGATCAGCCTGCGCATCCGCACGCTCGAGGAGCGGCTCGACACGCACCTGTTCATGCGCAACAGCCGGCGGCTCGAACTGTCGCGCGACGGCGAGAATTTCCTGATCCACGCGCGGCGGATCATCCAGGTGCAGAACGACGCGATCATCGCGCTGAAGCAGACGAGCAGCGACCGCGGCGTCGTGCGCTTCGGGCTGCCCGAGGACTATGCGGAGCTGTGGCTGCCCGACCTGCTGAAGTCGTTCTATGCGCTGCGGCCGGGCGCTCGCCTGCACGTGCAATGCCGGACCTCGCTCGAACTGCTCGAACGGCTGCAGGCCGGCGAGCTCGACGTCGCGCTCGTCGTGCGGCACGGGCCGAACGCGGGCGGGCGGCTGCTCGGCCGTCACGACGTCGTGTGGGCCGCGCACCGGGACTTCGCGCTCGGCCCGCATGCGTCGGTGCCGCTCGCGCTGTTTCCCGAGACGTGCTGCTACCGGCAGCGCGGGCTGCAGGCGCTCGCGACGGCCGAGCGGCCGTATCACGTCGTCTATACGAGCCAGAGCCCGACAGGTATCAAGATCGCGGTAAACCACGGTGCGGCCGTGACGATGATCGATCGCTGCACGCTGCCGGAGAACTGGCGCGTGCTTGGCGAGGCGGACGGGCTGCCGCCGCTGCCGGCGGCCGATCTCGAACTGCATCGCTCGCCCGGTATCTGCGATCCGCTGACCAACGATCTGGTGTCGCTGATCGAATCGATGGTCGACGAGCGGCGGCGCGCGTCGCTCGAGGCATTCGCGTAG
- the fae gene encoding formaldehyde-activating enzyme, which translates to MTASQPRQLYIGEGFEGPGVNLAHINVLVGPRNGPAGQAFATALATPSAGHAPFVVIAQPGVPTKPLTLYVNKAQIAGDFHGNATWGASQAGIAKAVAEALENGTLPPEAENDWVVVSANWVNPQTDDLDAVFENNYRACRNAIVAAMEGLPHRDAVFAAARDVSNPFYTPKKN; encoded by the coding sequence ATGACCGCATCCCAACCCAGGCAGCTCTACATCGGCGAAGGCTTCGAAGGCCCCGGCGTGAACCTCGCGCACATCAACGTGCTGGTCGGCCCGCGCAACGGCCCGGCCGGGCAGGCGTTCGCGACCGCACTCGCGACGCCGTCGGCCGGCCATGCGCCGTTCGTCGTGATCGCGCAGCCTGGCGTGCCGACCAAGCCGCTCACGCTGTACGTGAACAAGGCGCAGATCGCCGGCGACTTCCACGGCAATGCCACGTGGGGCGCGTCGCAGGCCGGCATCGCGAAGGCCGTGGCCGAAGCGCTCGAGAACGGCACGCTGCCGCCGGAAGCGGAGAACGACTGGGTCGTCGTGTCGGCGAACTGGGTCAACCCGCAGACCGACGATCTCGACGCCGTGTTCGAGAACAACTACCGCGCGTGCCGCAACGCGATCGTCGCCGCGATGGAAGGGCTGCCGCATCGCGACGCCGTGTTCGCCGCCGCGCGCGACGTGTCGAACCCGTTCTACACGCCGAAAAAGAACTGA
- a CDS encoding aldo/keto reductase produces MEYVRLGQSGLKVSRLCLGTMNMGTPEWKPWIFDEAQSEPIVRRALDAGVNFIDLADFYSTGVGEEVVGRILKRNARREELVVTTKVGYDMGSYPNAGGHSRKHVLDGIDGSLKRLGMDYVDIFMLHFFDVNTPVEETMSTLHDIVRAGKARYIGVSTMYTWQFAKIMQACERNGWDKPINMQLQLNLAYREEEREMVPYCIDQGVGVSVFSPLARGLLTCESQSTRNQTDFFTAQMYGDTSSLAIAASVAKVAKRRGVPPAQIAQAWVLSRPGIASMLVGADSVAQFDSALGALETQLSEEELHELERNYTPCDLINDYTADKRIAREPRPAQGSFAAD; encoded by the coding sequence ATGGAATACGTCCGCCTCGGCCAGTCCGGCCTGAAGGTGTCCCGCCTGTGTCTCGGCACGATGAACATGGGCACCCCCGAATGGAAGCCGTGGATCTTCGACGAAGCGCAGAGCGAGCCGATCGTGCGCCGCGCGCTCGACGCCGGCGTCAACTTCATCGATCTCGCGGATTTCTATTCGACGGGCGTCGGCGAGGAAGTGGTCGGCCGCATCCTGAAGCGCAACGCACGCCGCGAGGAGCTCGTCGTGACGACCAAGGTCGGCTACGACATGGGCAGTTATCCGAACGCGGGCGGCCATTCGCGCAAGCACGTGCTCGACGGCATCGACGGATCACTGAAGCGCCTCGGGATGGATTACGTCGACATCTTCATGCTGCATTTCTTCGACGTGAATACGCCCGTCGAGGAAACGATGAGCACGCTGCACGACATCGTGCGCGCGGGCAAGGCGCGCTACATCGGGGTCTCGACGATGTACACGTGGCAGTTCGCGAAGATCATGCAGGCGTGCGAGCGCAACGGCTGGGACAAGCCGATCAACATGCAGCTGCAGCTCAACCTCGCGTATCGCGAGGAAGAGCGCGAGATGGTGCCGTACTGCATCGACCAGGGCGTCGGCGTGTCGGTGTTCAGCCCGCTCGCGCGCGGCCTGCTGACTTGCGAGTCGCAATCGACGCGCAACCAGACCGACTTCTTCACCGCGCAGATGTACGGCGACACGTCGTCGCTCGCGATCGCCGCATCGGTCGCGAAGGTCGCGAAGCGGCGCGGCGTGCCGCCCGCGCAGATCGCGCAGGCGTGGGTGCTGAGCCGGCCCGGCATTGCCAGCATGCTAGTCGGCGCGGATTCCGTCGCGCAGTTCGACAGCGCGCTCGGCGCGCTCGAAACGCAGCTTAGCGAAGAAGAACTGCACGAACTGGAACGTAACTACACGCCGTGCGACCTGATCAACGACTACACGGCCGACAAGCGCATCGCGCGCGAGCCGCGCCCGGCGCAGGGCAGCTTCGCGGCAGACTGA
- a CDS encoding NAD-dependent succinate-semialdehyde dehydrogenase has translation MNEFLRTGHYIGGEWHESHGASDATYPVLNPATGETIAKVAKGGADDTQRAIDAAAHAFPAWRALTAKERGARVKRWGELMLEHRDALAELLTREQGKPLAEARGEVAYAASFLEWFAEEAKRMYGDVIPSPKPNAQIVVTREPVGVVAAITPWNFPLAMITRKAGPALAAGCTMVLKPSEETPLSAFALAVLAERAGVPAGVFNVVSGDAVAIGETLTSSPVVRKLSFTGSTRVGKLLAKQSADTLKKLSLELGGNAPFIVFDDADLDAAVEGAIASKFRNTGQTCVCVNRFLVQDGVYDAFTRKLADAVRTLRVGNALAGDVDQGPLINEAALGKVERHVADATAKGAHALIGGKRHALGGTFYEPTVLTGMTPDMLIAEEETFGPVAGCFRFTTEEEAVAAANDTPFGLSAYFYTRDLGRAWRVSGALESGMVGVNDGIISTEVAPFGGVKQSGLGREGSKYGLDEYVELKYTLMAGLGR, from the coding sequence ATGAACGAATTTCTGAGAACCGGCCATTACATCGGCGGCGAATGGCACGAATCGCATGGCGCGAGCGATGCGACCTATCCGGTGCTGAACCCCGCGACCGGCGAGACGATCGCGAAGGTCGCGAAAGGCGGCGCCGACGACACGCAGCGCGCGATCGACGCGGCCGCCCACGCGTTTCCCGCATGGCGCGCGCTGACTGCCAAGGAGCGCGGCGCCCGCGTGAAACGCTGGGGCGAGCTGATGCTCGAACACCGCGATGCGCTCGCCGAGCTGCTGACGCGCGAACAGGGCAAGCCGCTCGCGGAAGCGCGCGGCGAGGTGGCCTATGCGGCGAGCTTTCTCGAATGGTTCGCGGAAGAAGCGAAGCGCATGTACGGCGACGTGATCCCGAGCCCGAAGCCGAACGCGCAGATCGTCGTCACGCGCGAGCCGGTCGGCGTCGTCGCGGCGATCACGCCGTGGAATTTCCCGCTCGCGATGATCACGCGCAAGGCAGGCCCCGCGCTCGCGGCCGGCTGCACGATGGTGCTGAAACCGTCCGAGGAAACGCCGCTGTCGGCGTTCGCGCTCGCGGTGCTCGCCGAGCGTGCGGGCGTGCCGGCCGGCGTGTTCAACGTCGTATCGGGCGACGCCGTCGCGATCGGCGAAACGCTGACGAGTTCACCCGTCGTGCGCAAGCTGTCGTTCACGGGCTCGACGCGGGTCGGCAAGCTGCTCGCGAAGCAGTCGGCCGACACGCTGAAGAAGCTGTCGCTCGAACTCGGCGGCAACGCGCCGTTCATCGTGTTCGACGACGCCGATCTCGATGCGGCGGTCGAAGGCGCGATCGCGTCGAAGTTCCGCAACACGGGCCAGACCTGCGTGTGCGTGAACCGCTTCCTCGTGCAGGACGGCGTGTACGACGCCTTCACGCGCAAGCTCGCGGACGCCGTGCGCACGCTGCGCGTCGGCAACGCGCTCGCGGGCGACGTCGACCAGGGACCGTTGATCAACGAAGCGGCGCTCGGCAAGGTCGAGCGGCACGTGGCCGATGCCACCGCGAAGGGCGCGCACGCGCTCATCGGCGGCAAGCGTCACGCGCTCGGCGGCACGTTCTACGAGCCGACCGTGCTGACCGGCATGACACCCGACATGCTGATCGCCGAAGAGGAAACCTTCGGCCCCGTCGCCGGCTGCTTCCGCTTCACGACCGAGGAAGAAGCCGTCGCGGCAGCCAACGACACGCCGTTCGGGCTGTCCGCGTACTTCTACACGCGCGACCTCGGCCGTGCGTGGCGCGTGTCAGGTGCGCTGGAAAGCGGGATGGTCGGCGTCAACGACGGGATCATCTCGACCGAAGTCGCGCCGTTCGGCGGCGTCAAGCAATCGGGGCTCGGCCGCGAAGGCTCGAAGTACGGCCTCGACGAATACGTGGAACTCAAGTACACGCTGATGGCCGGCCTCGGCCGCTGA